One genomic segment of Podarcis raffonei isolate rPodRaf1 chromosome 7, rPodRaf1.pri, whole genome shotgun sequence includes these proteins:
- the FAM8A1 gene encoding protein FAM8A1, which translates to MAETKEVPGGGGGPEETGGAHTAAAAASESLSAGEYSRRVHQWLWDSYCGYLSWQSGLAALMAGAAASAAPPPGGYYYSPFHYLLATPPAPAASGPAPPRAAPAWQPPAGRHAPLTQRAAPAPAASSLREPGRPAGREYIIPSLAHRFIAEMVDFFILFFIKATIVLSIMHLSGIKDISKFAMHYIIEEIDEDTSMEDLQKMMIVALVYRLLVCFYEIICIWGAGGATPGKFLLGLRVVTCDTSVLIAPSRVLVIPSSNVSMTTSTIRALIKNFSIASFFPAFITLLFFQHNRTAYDIVAGTIVVKRNGVR; encoded by the exons ATGGCAGAGACCAAGGAGGtcccaggcggcggcggcggccctgaGGAAACAGGCGGCGCCCatactgccgccgccgccgcctcggagTCGCTGAGCGCGGGGGAGTACTCTCGGCGGGTGCACCAGTGGCTGTGGGACTCGTACTGCGGATACCTGAGCTGGCAGAGCGGCCTGGCCGCGCTCATGGCCGgagccgccgcctccgccgccccgCCTCCCGGCGGCTACTACTACAGCCCCTTCCACTACCTCCTCGCGACCCCTCCGGCTCCCGCTGCGAGCGGCCCCGCCCCGCCGCGCGCGGCCCCGGCTTGGCAACCGCCCGCGGGCAGGCACGCGCCCCTGACCCAACGggccgcccccgcccccgccgccaGCTCCCTGAGGGAACCCGGCCGGCCGGCAG gtcgTGAATATATTATCCCATCCTTGGCTCACAGGTTTATAGCAGAGATGGTGGACTTCttcattcttttctttattaaagcaaccaTAGTTTTGAGTATTATGCACCTCAGTGGAATAAA GGATATATCCAAGTTTGCCATGCATTACATCATAGAGGAAATAGATGAAGACACTTCCATGGAAGATTTACAGAAAATGATGATAGTGGCCCTTGTCTACAGATTGCTAGTCTGCTTCTATGAG ATTATTTGCATTTGGGGAGCAGGTGGAGCAACCCCAGGGAAATTTCTGCTTGGGCTTCGAGTTGTGACATGTGACACATCTGTACTTATTGCACCAAGTCGCGTGTTAGTGATTCCATCTTCTAATGTGAGCATGACAAC atcTACAATACGAGCTTTGATCAAGAATTTTTCTATTGCTTCCTTTTTTCCTGCATTCATTACCCTGCTGTTCTTTCAGCATAACCGAACAGCCTATGATATTGTAGCAGGAACAATTGTGGTAAAACGAAATGGTGTCAGATGA